The genomic interval ACActgaataaaagaaaattatttacaaTGGTTTATTGTGCAATGACATTTGTCACACCTGTTTGTCAGAGTACTGTTGTgagtataattgtaaaaaatgcttgtatgttttgttgtttttgttgttgttgtttgttgtcaTATTATGCAGTGCATATAGAAAACAAGTAATTCCAGCTCTGGATGCCAATTGGTTATATTCCATAATACATTACAGGGAACAGCTTTGTCCTATTCACCTTATCTCTGTGCAGATCTCATAGTTCAGTTGCAAGGCCTCTCATGCTTGATTGCATTATGTTGCAAAACAAAAGCTATGTATCAAAAGTATTAATTCATCATGTGCCGTAATAATAGCATTTCAGTAATTTATAATGgcagaaagaaaatatttttttaaaataaagtaatcatctttttttgtttttcagtcaaTTTTTGTTAAATAGTGTGTcttaaaatcatctttaaaatcaCCAGGCTTAATTAGGGAAGTATGATTCAAGATTGGATAGTTTTGTAAAGActataaatacaaacatttttgttacaaatttttttttttttacttttttaagatAATTGTGTTGGTTTCAAAATATGGTTAATTATGAATTTGCTCATTAtatatggaaaatgtaaatggacattgaaagaaaaattatattacaCATCAGAAGATATAGGCTAGGTCACTACCTTCAGAAGTTAACAGAAACAAGTGAATTACTGTCCGTTGTAAGTAATGCATGCTTGTCAAGATGCTGATTTACCTTTTTACTTTTTCTTGACGTAACTGATGAGAGATGACTGAAGAGATGTGTGgagaactacatttcccatcattcgaaactacattacccataaagCCCCGCGCCTGGATTAGTCGGAATGTGCTGGGGGGGAAAGCGTGATATTGTTTCAATGATCGAGAATCAATAACATTCAAACAATCTACATAAAACATCTGTAAAATTGGTAAGAAAAAAGCTTTTCATCCAAGTAATTGttaattgtcgttgtgttttctcaGAAAGACGGCAAATGTCATAAATGTTGAGTTAATGGAAGCTAGCTAGCTAATGAGTTTATCATCTGCTTTATTAATCACCACACTGTCGAAATTTATCATGAAAACACTTGTAATATATTAAATGGATATTTTGATGATCCAATAATTCTGTTTAGCCAGACGGAATACAGATTCAGTGACAGATAACATTTAGTCCTGCTATAACTATATTTCATACGgcattttacaattattaaaaatcatgtacactttatttacaataaattattaaatactttatttacaatgaaaaaataaatttttgctttaaaaattaTGGCTGTCACATTTTGTTAATCGTGTTTCTCTTCATAGACACCGAACCTGTCAAACCTCAAATGTGAAGGAAAATGCTTATGTAATGtctcataaattatattttggctCATTATATTTGCACAAGCTGTTTTGCAAATGCCACaggtttttatttcaaaattgcgatgatagtgattttataataatgtcagtagtgttaatatattttagttgttaataaaatgtttttgttttgttttttgacagaTAACCTTAATGTTTATAACAGTTTTGCATGTTTAACTTTTCTCTCTTGTCTGTTTTGTGGTCCTAAACTTTTTGGTTTATCATCTTTTTGATTGCAGAATCAATTTTCTAAGTTTATTTATAAACGTGTGTGGATTTCTGGAAGATGGGGCAGCTCTACACAGCAGGAGACTGATGAGGAGGGAATGAGCAGGACACGAGGAAACAACTCGCATCTAATGGAAAAGATTAGTCTCACCTCTCTGACATACAGGTGAGCAATAAATCAGATGAATACGATTATTATTGTTCATATAAAAACAGAGCTTCCATTATGCACCTCAAGAAGTTATTTAGAATATGCTTAAACATGACACAGTTTATTGAAATTGAGTAATACAGCCATACTGTAGTATTTCTTAAAAACTACAACAGTGATGATAGACTGTATTTGCAGGTATtaaaccttttattattattattattcatccaGCAGTCATGGAAACCAAGGAAAATGGATCAGTGGACACCAAAAGGTATGTGtatagattaatattttatttaagttgaGACCAAGTGTTTTAACAATTGAGTTTGAGtgagaaacatttattaatgtcTTGACATCTTAATTTTATGTTGTTGCTGTACTTTTTACTTTCATGTTATGCAGGAAGTAATTTTGACTGTACTCTGTCAAAACTAGCATGCCCTTTTCTTCACAAGGCCAGAAATATAATTTCATCCCTGGCTCTGACTCAGAAAAGCAGAACTTACCTTCACAATCCATTTATTCAGCCAAGTTGCTGTTACTTCCATTGTAGAAATTAAGAATTTTTAATTTCTTGTTCCCAATTAATGGACATTTTTGGATTGTTTGTATGAAACAAttcctgagaaaaaaaacaaacaaacctcacGTTTGAATAAATATGCTCTACACTCTCAGGCCTCTCAGTTATTTTGACGAGAAGAGTCATGGCAGCCAGACTGAAAATAATCATTTGTATGGCAACTGTTTTTAAAGGAAGAGAAATTAAGGCACACATCCTCTCTCCAAAACATTTcccactgaaaacatttcaaccAATCCAATATCAGCATATACGAATTTGTAAAATGCtctctgcaaaaaaaaagaaaaagagttgGTTCACCCTAAAGTAAAaataactcatcctcatgttgatTCAAACTGCTTGatttatatggatttattttatgaTGTCTTTATGGACGTTTTGAAGTTTAGGAGTTCTAATGGAGGGAGAAGaaatctctcagatttcattaaaaatatctgcaATTGCTTTCCGGAGATAGTCCTatgggttttgaacaacatgagagtgagaaaataatgacaaaatgtaatttttggggTGGAATTATGCTAATGCCTCTTTAAAACTTTTTCTCTCCCCAACAGTTCTGTGGAGAACGGGCAGCTTTCTGATCCAGCCCACTGGGCCGTAGCAGATGTGGTCAATTATTTTAAAGCCACAGGGTTTGAGGAGCAAGCCAACGCTTTCAAGGATCAGGTaggatattttgttatatttctaaatctaatttgcttctttttatttttttaatagaaatattttttgtaaatatttctaCATACTAACCagatatatcatatgatataataTTGTGAATATACTGTGTGTacacactttttctttctttcttttttttttggagaaaacgtctaaatgaataaatgttgatAACAGAAAAAGCAATAGACAATTTACAAAACATTCTCGACTGAACGAAAAAAGTCTTTACTTTTCCAACCATTAGAAATGCAGTGACATTTTATCCTTGCATTTCTCCCAAACGTTTCTCGAAAGGTCTGACCCCCAGTTCTCAAcaaaaataatgtacagtaataACATGGTTTGTATTTAAATTTACGTTTACATTTCAACAATGCCTTTTTCAtgttcatctctcattcaaagtcagctgtatataaaaaaaagggAATTTGACCGTAACTCTGCAGTTTCTTAGATCAGCGCTTTGTAATTTTAAAAGACAATCATGTTATCAATAGATAATATAGTTGTATTATTTATCTCCTGTGTCATTTTTGTTCCACTTTCCCCGACAGGAAATCGATGGCAAATCCCTTTTATTAATGACTCGAAATGACGTTCTGACCGGACTGTCAATAAAACTGGGTCCTGCACTGAAGATCTATGAGTATCACGTCAAGCCTCTCCAAACCCAGCACTTAAAAAGTAACGTCTCATAGCTGCTGCAGTCACATGGATGCATGGAAGACAATCACAGCAGGGTAGCTGCAGGCAGAACTAATACATTTTATCcatcttaataaataaacatggtGAATTTATTGCTTTTAAGGTCTCATTCTGCTGTACAGGTGCATCTACTGTTTTTAGTTTACCTACATTTTAACATGTTCGTTCAGATTTTACCTTCACTTTTTAAGTGAAATTAATTGCTCAGTTTAATAACATGATCTGTGATGTAAAATGAAAAATGGAACACTATTCTTGAAGATGTTTCTGTGTAACGCATTAAGTACTTTTGAATAGAAATGAGAGGGAGGTTGCCGTGtgatttttattagtttgttggtgtttatttttcctttttgttctTCTGTTTTTTAATAGATAAAAAGTGTATTGAGATAACAGCACAAATGATGAAGTGTCTGAAAATGATGTATTTGCTGTGGTTTAGCTATAAATGCTCAACGCATTAGGGCTTTGTTTGCAGGAATCCTGTCAGAATGACAGTGCTTTGTGCTGCTAtgaattcagtttatttatttcattctgTAACTAACAATGTGATTCCTGATGAATTGGTGAATTGTTGTTTTTGAAAGCCAGCACAACACTGTAAGTCTACAGCGGTTTGTGATACAGGGTGTTTTAAAAGATGAAACAAAAGTGAGTGTAGACTGCAATAAATGGTGCTTTTTCAGACTGCTAAAGAATCTACTTCCTGGTCCTCATTACAGTGCTGTTTGACTTCCTACCttttgtgtgtacagtatgtggtatttgattaatatctaaaaaaaaaaaaaaaaaatgggtcattaaatgtaataatgaatTTTCACAATGAAATCCCAGATATTTTACATGCATGTTTATATGATTCAGGTTTTTTTTCTAAACTTAATTCCTTATTAATGATGATTTTAATTGTGTTGTGtttactccaaaaaaaaaactactgtaaaCACCTTTCAACTCGAACGAACTGAAATTTTAACAAATGtgacaatttacattttatattgcttTTATAAATGAATTCAAACAAAGACGTTATAAAGatgaacacatacacatttttgaactaaatttataaatatatttatccgAGACGAGAATGATGTTTTCATTTATGcagttttctattttttattttacttgtgtggttataaaaataaaaatatgtttctaAATTCAAAATCAGgcttgttgaatgaacaaatattcATGCTAGAGCCTAACTTGAAATTGCTTTTACAGGTTTTATTTATAAGTTGTTCTGGTCTGttaatgttgtttttctttttctttacattttggcTCGTGGTTTTCGGCTTATAGTGCCTGTGTTGTTTCCTGATGGATTATCAAGGGAATTATAAACCTGAAGTAAAAGCACAACAACATATtgtgaatttaaaatataaatacaaatgttgCAGGGCTAGTGAAGCTCTTCCTGCTTACAATTCTTTGGCTAGTTGTTCATTCATTGGTTGTGCTATCATTGGGCAGTGAGCGAAATATATAGGCTGCATCCGTAAACTCTAAACAAAAGTGCCTTGAAATGCCTTTATTGTGTTTTAATTGTTGTGAGCGGTGCTCTATGTGAGTttggttcttttgtgctcaattgtttttgtttgttgatctgtttttgttataatttattgTGTAAGTGTTGGTTTGTCATTGTGAGTTTGACGTGTTTGCTTCTCGTTTgagtttttttatgttgtagtagaaataataatttagcatagtcactattattat from Carassius carassius chromosome 44, fCarCar2.1, whole genome shotgun sequence carries:
- the LOC132126158 gene encoding sterile alpha motif domain-containing protein 13-like, with product METKENGSVDTKSSVENGQLSDPAHWAVADVVNYFKATGFEEQANAFKDQEIDGKSLLLMTRNDVLTGLSIKLGPALKIYEYHVKPLQTQHLKSNVS